Proteins encoded together in one Acipenser ruthenus chromosome 40, fAciRut3.2 maternal haplotype, whole genome shotgun sequence window:
- the LOC117397136 gene encoding apolipoprotein A-IV-like, translating into MYVEVVMIACSFAAAAGYPAPLHTGQGDRSALWDHFSQLTNQVTDKVDNTQQAEISKQVKGLWKDSLENVNLYTDSLTPFTLELRSKLSLETDKLRVQIMKELEDLREKMSPHADEVHQKISRNVAQLQQRLALPASKLSSMVQQITGQLCRQLRGLETKPLGDQTPDHEEDVLHRIRQTVQDSKLKLAPYLAEFQAEALRAVGELQESFSPYARVVQDELQQHAEEASRRLTENVEQLRAHVDENTGRLCQLSESEGLQGQIEQRVSEFCQGASSYADSFTQGIAQDFRDLSHSRAPVSLTLQDRGRPLEEDFSAKLRSLLEDIRHNLNSPV; encoded by the exons ATGTATGTGGAAGTGGTGATGATCGCATGCTCCTTCGCTGCTGCAGCAG gATATCCAGCTCCTCTGCACACTGGCCAGGGTGACAGGAGTGCATTGTGGGATCACTTTAGCCAACTGACCAATCAGGTCACAGACAAAGTGGATAACACCCAACAGGCTGAAATCAGCAAGCAAGTAAA GGGGCTCTGGAAGGACAGCCTGGAGAACGTGAACCTCTACACAGACAGCCTCACCCCCTTCACCCTGGAGCTCCGCAGCAAACTCAGCCTGGAGACTGACAAGCTGCGGGTCCAGATCATGAAGGAGCTGGAGGACCTCCGTGAGAAGATGTCCCCTCACGCTGACGAGGTCCACCAGAAAATCAGCAGGAACGTGGCCCAGCTCCAGCAGAGACTGGCTCTGCCCGCCAGCAAGCTGAGCAGCATGGTGCAGCAGATCACGGGGCAGCTGTGCAGGCAGCTCCGAGGACTCGAGACCAAACCCCTGGGAGACCAGACCCCAGACCACGAGGAGGACGTTCTGCACAGGATCAGGCAGACCGTGCAGGACAGCAAACTCAAGCTGGCTCCCTATCTAGCAGAGTTTCAGGCGGAGGCTTTGCGGGCGGTCGGAGAGCTGCAGGAAAGTTTCTCTCCTTACGCCAGAGTGGTCCAGGATGAGCTGCAGCAGCATGCAGAGGAGGCGTCCCGGAGGCTCACGGAGAATGTGGAGCAGCTGAGGGCTCACGTTGATGAGAACACCGGCAGACTGTGCCAGCTCTCAGAGTCTGAGGGGCTTCAGGGGCAGATTGAGCAGAGGGTCTCTGAGTTCTGCCAGGGAGCCTCCTCGTACGCAGACAGCTTCACTCAAGGGATCGCTCAGGACTTCAGAGACTTGAGCCACAgcagagctcctgtttctctgaCCTTGCAGGACCGTGGTAGGCCACTGGAGGAGGACTTCTCTGCCAAACTCCGCTCCTTGTTAGAGGATATCAGGCACAACCTGAACTCACCCgtgtaa